The region TCGGGGATGAGCACCTCGTCGCCGGCCTGCAGCGTGAGCGTCATGGCCTGGTAGAGGGCCTGCGTCGCGCCGACCGTGACCCAGACCCGCTCGAGGTCGACGTGGATGTCGTTCTCGCGCGCGAGCTTGTCGACGATCGCCTCGCGCAGCGGCACGATGCCGCCGTTCGGGGTGTAGTCCGTCGCGTCGGCATCCCACGCACGTTTCGCGGCGTCGGCGATGTGAGGGGCGACCGCGACATCCGGTTCCCCGATGACGAGCGAGACGATCCCTTCGAGCTTCGTGGACATCTCGAAAATGTGACGGATGCCGGAACCCGGAACCGTGTCGATGTGCTGGGCGAGGTGCGGCATGTCAACAGGTTATTACGCTGGGGGCATGACAGGTTCCGTGGTGCTCGTGCACGGGCTGCGCACGTCGTCGTCGATGTGGCGGCATCAGCGCGAGGTGCTCGAGGCCCTCGGACACACGGTCGTCACACCCGACCTGCCCGGGCACGGTTCTCGTATGGACGAACGGTTCACCCTCGCGGGCGGGGTCGCGACGATCGAGAAAGCGGTGACGGATGCACCGGGGCCGGTCTTTCTCGTCGGCTTCTCGCTCGGCGGCTACCTCGCCGCGCACTGGGCGGCCGAGCGCCCGCGCGACATCACCGGACTGCTCGCCGCGAGCTGCGGCACCCAGCCGACGCGCGCCATCCTCGACGCCTGGCGCTTCGGCGCCGGGGCGATCCACCTGCTGCCCGACCGCGGACTCGGGCTCAACAACGCGCTCGTGCGGGCCGTCATCCGCGACCCCGCCTACGCCAACGACGTGATCGCCGGCGGTGTCGCGCTCGAGGTCATGCAGGACGCGCTCCGCGAGCTGCGCGGTATCCGCATGGAGGCCGCCCTCTCGCGTATCGACCTGCCGGTGTGGCTCGTGAACGGGACGCTCGACCACATCCGGCTGCAGGAGCGGCGCTTCCTCGCCGCGACGAGGCGCGGGACGCTCGTGCGGATTCCCGGCGCCACCCACATGGTGAGCCTCGCCCGCCCGGCCGAATTCACGAGCCTCCTGACCGACGCGATCAACGCGAGCCGACCGGCGGCGCCCGCGTGACGACCGGCACGCGCTGATTGTCGGATCGGTCGAACAACTGGTAATGTCGTCTGTTGGCTTCCGTGCAACCCTCTATTGCATGACTAGCGGCCGAAAATCGCTAATTTCGGCTGCCCCCGCGAGTTTCATCTCGCGGAGTTTTCTTACACTCGTCAGTTCACATACAAGAAGGTAAATTCAGTGGCAAACATCAAGTCGCAGATCAAGCGCATCGGAACCAACAAGAAGTCGCAGGAGCGCAACAAGGCCGTCAAGAGCGAGGTCAAGACCGCTATCCGCAGCGTCCGCGCCGCCGTCACCGCCGGTGACAAGGAGCTCGCCGTCGCGACCCTCCTCGTCGCAGCGAAGAAGCTCGACAAGGCCGCCAGCAAGGGCGTCATCCACAAGAACCAGGCCGCCAACAAGAAGTCGGCGATCGCCAAGCAGGTCGCAGCTATCTAAGCTCAACCCCCTTCGGAAAGCCCCTCATGCTTCGGCGTGGGGGGCTTTTTCGTGCCCGGCCCGCAACGTGCCGCCGGTCGAGCAGGTCGGGCAGCGACCGTACCGCTGGTCGAGTAGGTCGCGCAGCGACCGTATCGAAACCCCGCTGGCTCAGCTCCCGCCGCGCCGCGCCACGATGCCGACCATGCGCTCGAGCGCGAACACGGGGTCGCGACCGCCACCCTTGATCTGCGCGTCGGTTTCGGCCAGCAGTTCGATCGACCGGCCGAGGCCGTCGTCACTCCAGCCCTGCAGGTCTTTGCGGGCCCGGCCCACCTGCCAGGGTGCGAGGCCGAACTGCTGGGCGAGCTGGCTCTCGCTGCCCCGCGCACCCGAGAGCTTGGCCATGGTGCGCAGTTTCGAGGCGAACGCCGCGAGCATGGGGACCGGGTCGGCACCCGATGCGAGTGCGTGCCGCAGCAGCAGCAGCGCCTCGCCGTTGCGCCCGGCGATCGCGGCGTCGGCGACCTTGAAGGCGGTGGTCTCGACCCGGCCGGAGTAGTACTTCTCGACGGTGACCTCGGTGATCTCCTCGCTCGCGTCGGCGAGCAGCTGCTGGCAGGCGCTCGCGAGTTCGGCGAGGTCGTCGGCGAACGCCGAGACGAGGGCGCGCAGCGCGCCGGGAGTGATGCGACGGCCCGCTGCCCTGAACTCCGCTGCGGCGAAGTCGAGCTTCTCGGTGTCTTTCTTGAGGTCTGCGCAGACGATCTCGATGCCGTTGCCGAGACCGCCACGGATCGCGTCCAGCATGCGCTTGCCGCGCACGCCTCCCGCGTGGCGCAGCACGAGGTAGCAGTCGTCGGCCGGGTGCTCGAGGTAGGCGAGCACCTCGTCCATAAACGCGTCGGTGCACTTCTCGACCCCCGTGACACGGATGAACCGGGGCTCGGCGAAGAGCGAGGGGCTGGCGAGCGTGACGAGCTCGCCCGGCGCGTAGTGGTCGGCCTCTATGTCGCCGAGCTCGAGGCTGGGGTCTTCGACCCGCAGCGTGTCGCGCAGCAGCCGGATCGCGCGGTCAGCGAGGAAGCCTTCGGTGCCCGAGACGAGCACCACCCTGGCGGGACGGACCTTGTCCCACGCGAGTTGCGGGATGACGACCTTGGCCTTGCTCGCTGGCTTGGTTGCCACTCTGTGCTCCCTCGATCGGATCCATGCAAGCCTAATCGCGACCGCCGACGGCAACGGTCACGGGGGTGCCTTCTGCCTCCAGACCCGCACCTCGTCGGGAGCGGATCCGGGAGCCAGCAGCACGAGCCCGTCGGTGTCGGTGCGGGTGGCCGCCGTGCCCACCCGGGCCAGCAGGTCGAGCAGGCGCTCGGTCGGATGCCCGTAGGTGTTCTCGGCGCCCACACCGATGACGCCGACCGTCGCGTCGGCACGCTCGTACACCCGGTCGAGCTGGTCGCCGCTGCCGTGGTGCGAGACCTTGACCACGTCGACCCGCGGAACCGGGCCGGCCGCCAGCATGAGGGCCTGCGCCCTCTCGCCGAGGTCTCCGAGAAACAGCGAGCCGAGGCATCCGTTCGCGCACGCGCCGACCGGCTCGAAGGCGAGCACGACGCTCGCGTCGTTGCCCGGTTCGACCGAGCCGAGCCGGGCCGGCGGCCAGAGCACCGTGTAACGCAGCTCGCCGAACAGCCCGCTCCCGCCGCGGGACACGCGTTCGACCGCCGCTCCCCCGGCGGCCAGGTCCGCGACGAGCCGGTCGTCGGCGACCTCCCCGGACGGTCCCACGATCGCCCGGTCGACGCGACCGAACACGGTCTCGGTGCCGCCGACATGGTCGAGATCGAAGTGGCTGAGCACGAGCAGGTCGATACGTCCGACGCCGAGCTCGTCGAGGCACCGGGCGAGCGAGGCGGGGTCGGGACCGGTGTCGACGAGTGCGGTCCGGCCGCCGCTGCGCAGGAGCACGGCGTCGCCCTGGCCGATGTCGCACGCGGCGATCTGCCAGTCGCCGGGGCGCGACCACTGCTGCACCACCCGCACCCCGGCGACGGCGCCCGCGAGGCCGACGAGCAGCACGACGGCGGTCGCGGCGCAGCCGAGCCGGGCGCGGCGGGAGACAGGTGCGAGCGCGGCGATCAGCCCGCCCACCGTGACCACGGCCAACAGGCCGACCCCGACCGGCCCCTCCGGCCACGGGATCGCCCCGCC is a window of Conyzicola nivalis DNA encoding:
- the rpsT gene encoding 30S ribosomal protein S20, encoding MANIKSQIKRIGTNKKSQERNKAVKSEVKTAIRSVRAAVTAGDKELAVATLLVAAKKLDKAASKGVIHKNQAANKKSAIAKQVAAI
- a CDS encoding alpha/beta fold hydrolase, yielding MTGSVVLVHGLRTSSSMWRHQREVLEALGHTVVTPDLPGHGSRMDERFTLAGGVATIEKAVTDAPGPVFLVGFSLGGYLAAHWAAERPRDITGLLAASCGTQPTRAILDAWRFGAGAIHLLPDRGLGLNNALVRAVIRDPAYANDVIAGGVALEVMQDALRELRGIRMEAALSRIDLPVWLVNGTLDHIRLQERRFLAATRRGTLVRIPGATHMVSLARPAEFTSLLTDAINASRPAAPA
- the holA gene encoding DNA polymerase III subunit delta, producing the protein MATKPASKAKVVIPQLAWDKVRPARVVLVSGTEGFLADRAIRLLRDTLRVEDPSLELGDIEADHYAPGELVTLASPSLFAEPRFIRVTGVEKCTDAFMDEVLAYLEHPADDCYLVLRHAGGVRGKRMLDAIRGGLGNGIEIVCADLKKDTEKLDFAAAEFRAAGRRITPGALRALVSAFADDLAELASACQQLLADASEEITEVTVEKYYSGRVETTAFKVADAAIAGRNGEALLLLRHALASGADPVPMLAAFASKLRTMAKLSGARGSESQLAQQFGLAPWQVGRARKDLQGWSDDGLGRSIELLAETDAQIKGGGRDPVFALERMVGIVARRGGS